The following coding sequences are from one Schizosaccharomyces osmophilus chromosome 1, complete sequence window:
- the ino80 gene encoding SNF2 family ATP-dependent chromatin remodeller Ino80: MDPSREMFNGTPRESMEGGNTPEMVGEAEFTNAHGIPYGVDPKNKNWQVPLYWQQQGNDYPGKSPQMDYGASDYESNAGSISPSSAAAGPGNPRKVNPHVGPHSVQPNEYAREFPSDSPYYRGGPGVSGIGEMEGLAGQGSGPQANIFGSPTHNNFVPFPNYIHPNPSNPMDTPISKDLYNIPSHSSNAVSSAPDDPNPSISMSPTASFQSHPAHRPSTAAGSPGISDFPGAHGHEYGMRANSSDLFEEPAHPASVHPSISISTLLTGSEGYDPSSHNVLSEQISPAMAPPLDMSSLPHTMLRGVSPSQKQSPIPQTAHPQTRRRFHAANNPPPASPAAPMLSPEAPSIDSDEVLSGDEDEQQAMATRFHYLQHLRNRRDEAVHSEKKRLLDIRSSLHNRFLWRYEARYNKLHALEYSQNHDWAVHQAIREEVAALEAAKVRAEEEQKRRERLELERLEKKQQENSEKERQLLESTEQNDPPKENTDTHDDNVNESDEIPISESRPEAPPPAEPKPKSRSEARAEARARIKAKARAKAENAESSSQEDPAKKEAANDQPPKPSTAEDGESSPETPLTKASKAKKAKSTKAADDPAKAPSEQKSTPKKNARKRPHRSGQTGEEDANISKETAEQAEKANTNTAEGTADGKAAAATPSKKKKTLESIQLQIIKDIARKEIPKVYKMIQQNHYNRSTNARKTSQLASREARRWQFRTIKNNKDMQTKAKRAMRETMVFWKRNEREERDTRKKAERVALDRAKKEEEDRESRRQDRKLDFLITQTELYSHFVGKKKVDKEHLPSSDAPTASASELNFDSDDEESIHKLAVENAQEAMLRTREHSKQFDTKPISSASSNDDMNEGEMNFQNPTLMNAVDVGQPKMLMCKLKEYQLKGLNWLANLYEQGINGILADEMGLGKTVQSISVMAYLAETHNIWGPFLIIAPASTLHNWQQEITRFVPKLKCIPYWGSTKDRKILRKFWCRKNMTYDENSPFHVVVTSYQLVVLDAQFFQTVKWQYMILDEAQAIKSSSSSRWKSLLAFKCRNRLLLTGTPIQNTMQELWALLHFIMPTLFDSHNEFSEWFSKDIESHAQSNTQLNEQQLKRLHMILKPFMLRRVKKNVQSELGEKIEKEVYCDLTQRQKTLYQALRRQISFEELLEKAILGGDDTVASIMNLVMQFRKVCNHPDLFEREDVRSPLSLATWSRSVYINREGSFLDVPYNTRNFITLEIPRLMYKDGGLLHVPSSGSRAGFENKFLRNLMNIWNTEHLHNTSTSSGDNSFSWIRFINESPSSVSYSARNPLLSLLEEGSKNIVSPQKYQLRQSQALNDDYYDKHKMLILPDKSTRIRCLGEDASFNSPMHKLTNVVQESDSQLDLVLLDSVLVQKATAPPVEIYCPGSRQFVHDQAMFIRDPIWSHYMYQPLKSEEDSIISDPAITVLPPPRDPLVPSLGVAKSSYSFIRVPSMSRFIADSGKLSKLDKLLTELKANDHRVLIYFQMTRMIDLMEEYLSYRQHRYLRLDGSSKISQRRDMVSEWQTRPELFVFLLSTRAGGLGINLTAADTVIFYDSDWNPSIDSQAMDRAHRIGQQKQVTVYRFITTGTIEERILIRAKEKEEVQKVVISGGETLPTKQMDLKGNSREMVSWLLEE; encoded by the coding sequence ATGGATCCGTCTAGGGAAATGTTTAATGGGACTCCTAGAGAGAGTATGGAGGGTGGAAATACTCCAGAAATGGTGGGAGAAGCAGAGTTTACGAATGCCCATGGAATTCCATACGGCGTGGACccaaagaataaaaattggCAGGTTCCATTGTATTGGCAGCAACAAGGAAACGACTATCCAGGCAAAAGTCCTCAAATGGATTACGGTGCCTCTGATTATGAATCCAATGCTGGTTCCATCAGCCCATCCAGTGCAGCTGCCGGTCCTGGAAACCCAAGAAAAGTCAATCCTCATGTAGGACCCCATTCAGTCCAACCAAACGAATACGCCCGAGAATTTCCTTCCGACTCACCTTACTACCGTGGTGGTCCTGGTGTCTCTGGAATTGGCGAAATGGAAGGCCTTGCTGGTCAAGGCTCTGGTCCTCAGGCGAATATCTTTGGCTCTCCGACTCACAATAATTTTGTCCCTTTTCCAAACTATATTCACCCAAATCCTTCCAATCCAATGGACACTCCAATCTCCAAAGACTTGTACAATATCCCATCCCATTCCTCCAACGCTGTCTCCTCTGCCCCCGACGACCCTAATCCATCCATTTCCATGTCTCCTACTGCCTCATTTCAATCTCATCCCGCCCATCGTCCCTCTACTGCAGCTGGGTCTCCAGGGATCTCTGATTTTCCTGGTGCCCATGGCCATGAATATGGCATGCGAGCTAATTCTTCCGacctttttgaagaacCCGCCCATCCAGCCTCCGTGCATCCTTCGATCAGCATCTCTACGCTTCTTACAGGAAGCGAGGGTTACGACCCTTCTTCCCATAACGTTCTGTCCGAACAAATCTCCCCAGCCATGGCTCCTCCTTTAGACATGTCTTCTCTCCCTCACACCATGTTGCGTGGAGTCTCGCCCTCTCAAAAGCAATCTCCCATTCCGCAGACCGCCCACCCCCAAACTCGTCGTCGGTTCCATGCTGCCAACAACCCTCCTCCTGCAAGTCCTGCTGCccccatgttgtctcctGAAGCCCCTTCCATAGATTCCGACGAAGTCCTTAGTGGCGACGAAGATGAGCAGCAAGCCATGGCCACGCGCTTTCATTATCTGCAGCATCTCCGAAACCGACGAGATGAAGCGGTTCATTCAGAGAAAAAGCGCCTTTTGGATATTCGTTCTTCCCTACACAATCGTTTTCTTTGGCGATATGAGGCTCGTTACAACAAACTTCATGCTCTTGAATACTCCCAAAACCACGATTGGGCCGTTCATCAAGCTATCCGAGAAGAAGTAGCAGCCCTCGAAGCCGCCAAGGTTCGTGccgaagaagaacaaaaacgaCGCGAACGACTCGAACTTGAGCGtcttgaaaagaagcagcAAGAAAATAGCGAAAAGGAGAGACAACTTCTCGAAAGTACCGAGCAAAACGATCCCCCTAAAGAGAATACGGACACTCATGACGATAATGTGAATGAGTCCGACGAAATTCCTATTTCCGAATCTAGACCAGAAGCTCCTCCTCCCGCCGAGCCAAAGCCCAAATCACGAAGTGAAGCTAGAGCTGAGGCCAGGGCGAGGATTAAGGCAAAGGCTCGTGCAAAAGCTGAGAATGCTGAATCTTCAAGTCAAGAGGACCCTGCCAAGAAAGAGGCCGCAAATGATCAACCGCCTAAGCCTTCCACCGCTGAGGATGGAGAGTCTTCACCCGAAACTCCTTTAACGAAAGCTTCCAAGGCAAAGAAAGCGAAATCTACAAAAGCTGCAGATGATCCAGCAAAGGCTCCCAGCGAACAGAAGTCAACGCCCAAGAAGAATGCCAGGAAAAGGCCCCACCGATCTGGCCAAACaggagaagaagatgcAAACATCTCAAAAGAGACAGCAGAGCAAGCTGAGAAAGCCAACACAAACACAGCTGAAGGTACTGCTGATGGAAAGGCTGCCGCGGCTACTCCTagcaagaagaagaaaacactCGAGTCGATTCAATTGCAAATCATTAAAGATATTgccagaaaagaaattccCAAAGTGTATAAAATGattcaacaaaatcattataATCGTTCGACAAACGCTCGAAAAACCTCTCAACTGGCTTCCAGGGAAGCAAGGCGCTGGCAATTCCGtactataaaaaataataaagatATGCAAACAAAGGCGAAACGCGCTATGCGTGAAACTATGGTCTTTTGGAAGCGTAACGAGCGTGAGGAGCGTGATACGCGCAAGAAGGCTGAAAGAGTGGCTTTAGATCGTgccaagaaagaagaagaggatcGTGAGTCTCGTCGACAAGATCGAAAGTTGGATTTCTTGATTACGCAAACAGAATTATACTCACATTTCGTCGGTAAAAAGAAGGTCGACAAAGAACATTTACCATCTTCAGATGCTCCAACCGCTTCTGCTAGTGAATTGAATTTCGATTCcgatgatgaagaaagcaTTCACAAGTTGGCCGTCGAGAATGCTCAAGAAGCAATGCTACGAACCCGCGAACACTCCAAACAATTTGATACTAAACCAATTTCTTCAGCCAGTAGTAATGACGATATGAATGAAGGTGAAATGAACTTCCAAAACCCAACCTTGATGAATGCTGTTGATGTAGGACAACCCAAGATGTTGATGTGTAAACTAAAAGAATATCAACTGAAAGGTCTCAATTGGCTTGCCAATTTATATGAACAAGGAATCAATGGTATCCTAGCAGATGAGATGGGACTGGGTAAAACCGTACAATCCATATCCGTAATGGCTTATCTTGCTGAGACTCACAACATTTGGGGACCTTTCCTCATCATCGCTCCTGCTTCTACTCTTCATAATTGGCAACAAGAAATTACTCGGTTTGTTCCGAAATTGAAGTGTATTCCGTACTGGGGAAGCACCAAAGATCGGAAAATTCTACGGAAATTTTGGTGCAGAAAAAATATGACTTATGACGAGAATTCTCCTTTTCATGTAGTTGTCACTTCCTATCAACTCGTTGTGTTAGACgctcaattctttcaaactGTTAAATGGCAATACATGATTTTGGATGAAGCACAAGCCATTAAGTCTTCTTCTAGTTCACGTTGGAAGAGTTTATTGGCTTTCAAATGTAGAAATAGACTGCTGTTGACTGGTACTCCAATTCAAAACACTATGCAAGAACTATGGGCTTTACTTCATTTTATTATGCCTACTCTTTTTGATTCTCATAATGAGTTTAGTGAATGGTTCTCAAAAGATATTGAAAGTCATGCTCAGAGTAATACTCAGTTAAATGAGCAGCAACTTAAGCGATTGCATATGATTTTGAAACCATTTATGTTACGAAGggtgaagaaaaatgttCAGTCAGAATTAGGTGAGaagattgaaaaagaagtttatTGTGACCTTACccaaagacaaaaaacTTTATACCAAGCTCTTCGGAGACAAATATCTTTCGAAGAGTTATTAGAAAAGGCTATTTTGGGAGGGGATGACACAGTCGCTAGCATTATGAATTTGGTGATGCAATTTCGAAAGGTTTGCAATCACCCAGATTTATTCGAGCGTGAAGATGTGCGGAGCCCTTTAAGTTTGGCAACATGGAGCAGATCAGTATATATCAATAGAGAAGGCTCATTTCTGGACGTGCCATATAATACCCGAAATTTTATAACGTTAGAGATTCCACGACTAATGTACAAAGACGGCGGGCTTTTGCATGTACCGAGTTCGGGAAGTCGAGCTGGTTtcgaaaataaatttttgagaaatctTATGAACATTTGGAATACGGAGCACCTTCACAATACTTCGACATCTAGTGGtgacaattctttttcttggattcGGTTTATTAATGAATCCCCCTCTTCTGTTAGTTATTCTGCTCGTAATCCTTTGTTAAGTTTGTTGGAGGAAGGAAGTAAGAATATTGTTTCCCCTCAAAAATATCAACTGCGACAATCCCAAGCCCTTAATGACGATTACTATGACAAGCATAAAATGCTAATATTGCCCGATAAATCAACTAGAATCAGATGTTTGGGTGAAGATGCTAGCTTCAACAGTCCTATGCACAAGCTAACGAATGTCGTTCAAGAAAGCGATTCTCAACTCGATTTGGTTTTATTAGACTCAGTTTTAGTTCAAAAAGCGACTGCTCCTCCAGTGGAAATATATTGCCCCGGAAGCAGACAATTTGTGCACGATCAAGCCATGTTTATTAGAGACCCTATTTGGAGTCACTATATGTATCAGCCGTTGAAGAGCGAAGAAGATAGTATAATTTCTGATCCAGCCATTACGGTCCTACCGCCACCTCGTGACCCTTTGGTTCCTTCATTAGGAGTTGCAAAAAGCTCCTATTCATTTATACGTGTTCCTTCAATGTCGCGATTTATTGCCGATTCTGGCAAGCTGTCAAAGCTTGATAAGCTGTTGACTGAATTAAAGGCTAATGATCATCGTgttcttatttattttcaaatgacGAGAATGATTGACTTAATGGAAGAATATTTAAGTTATCGTCAACACAGATATTTGAGATTAGATGgttcttccaaaatcaGCCAACGTCGTGATATGGTTTCGGAATGGCAAACACGTCCTGAActctttgtatttttgctttctacTAGAGCAGGAGGCTTGGGTATAAATTTGACCGCCGCGGATACAGTTATCTTTTATGATTCGGACTGGAATCCAAGTATTGACAGTCAAGCCATGGATCGAGCACATCGTATCGGTCAACAGAAACAAGTTACAGTGTATCGCTTTATTACTACAGGGACTATTGAAGAACGAATTTTGATTCgtgcaaaagaaaaagaagaggtTCAAAAAGTTGTCATTTCTGGTGGAGAAACACTTCCAACCAAACAAATGGATCTTAAAGGTAACTCACGAGAAATGGTATCGTGGTTGTTGGaagaataa